From Vidua macroura isolate BioBank_ID:100142 chromosome 8, ASM2450914v1, whole genome shotgun sequence, one genomic window encodes:
- the PRXL2A gene encoding peroxiredoxin-like 2A isoform X1 codes for MGSEMSFLPDLGAFTMGMWSVGLGAIGAAVTGIVLANTDLFLSKPEKATLEFLEEIELKTLGSEQRTFKAGELWKENGAVIMAVRRPGUFLCREEASELSSLKPQLSKLGVPLYAVVKEKIGTEVEDFQHYFKGEIFLDEKKGFYGPRRRKMMLSGFFRLGVWQNFFRAWRSGYSGNLEGEGFTLGGVYVIGAGRQGVLLEHREKEFGDKVSLPSVLEAAEKIKPQAS; via the exons ATGGGTTCTG aaATGTCCTTCCTGCCTGACCTGGGCGCCTTCACCATGGGCATGTGGTCTGTTGGCCTGGGAGCCATTGGTGCAGCTGTGACGGGGATTGTCCTTGCTAACACAGACTTATTTCTGTCCAAGCCAGAAAAGGCTACATTGGAGTTTTTAGAGGAGATAGAGCTAAAAACTTTGGGATCAG AACAAAGGACATTCAAAGCAGGTGAACTGTGGAAGGAGAATGGTGCAGTGATCATGGCTGTACGAAGACCTGGATGATTTTTGTGCAGAGAG GAGGCTTCCGAGCTCTCCTCTCTGAAACCCCAGCTGTCCAAGCTGGGTGTCCCTCTCTATGCTGTTGTGAAAGAGAAGATAGGGACTGAAGTAGAGGATTTTCAGCATTACTTCAAAGGAGAAATCTTTCTGGATGAAAAG AAAGGCTTTTATGGTCCACGCAGACGAAAAATGATGTTGTCAGGCTTCTTCCGCTTGGGAGTTTGGCAAAATTTCTTCCGTGCTTGGAGAAGTGGATATAGTGGAAATCTGGAAGGAGAAGGATTCACCCTGGGAGGTGTATATGTGATTGGGGCAGGAAGACAG GGTGTTTTACTGGAACATCGTGAGAAAGAATTTGGAGACAAAGTCAGCCTTCCATCTGTCCTTGAAGCTGCTGAGAAGATAAAACCACAAGCTTCATAA
- the PRXL2A gene encoding peroxiredoxin-like 2A isoform X2, with product MSFLPDLGAFTMGMWSVGLGAIGAAVTGIVLANTDLFLSKPEKATLEFLEEIELKTLGSEQRTFKAGELWKENGAVIMAVRRPGUFLCREEASELSSLKPQLSKLGVPLYAVVKEKIGTEVEDFQHYFKGEIFLDEKKGFYGPRRRKMMLSGFFRLGVWQNFFRAWRSGYSGNLEGEGFTLGGVYVIGAGRQGVLLEHREKEFGDKVSLPSVLEAAEKIKPQAS from the exons ATGTCCTTCCTGCCTGACCTGGGCGCCTTCACCATGGGCATGTGGTCTGTTGGCCTGGGAGCCATTGGTGCAGCTGTGACGGGGATTGTCCTTGCTAACACAGACTTATTTCTGTCCAAGCCAGAAAAGGCTACATTGGAGTTTTTAGAGGAGATAGAGCTAAAAACTTTGGGATCAG AACAAAGGACATTCAAAGCAGGTGAACTGTGGAAGGAGAATGGTGCAGTGATCATGGCTGTACGAAGACCTGGATGATTTTTGTGCAGAGAG GAGGCTTCCGAGCTCTCCTCTCTGAAACCCCAGCTGTCCAAGCTGGGTGTCCCTCTCTATGCTGTTGTGAAAGAGAAGATAGGGACTGAAGTAGAGGATTTTCAGCATTACTTCAAAGGAGAAATCTTTCTGGATGAAAAG AAAGGCTTTTATGGTCCACGCAGACGAAAAATGATGTTGTCAGGCTTCTTCCGCTTGGGAGTTTGGCAAAATTTCTTCCGTGCTTGGAGAAGTGGATATAGTGGAAATCTGGAAGGAGAAGGATTCACCCTGGGAGGTGTATATGTGATTGGGGCAGGAAGACAG GGTGTTTTACTGGAACATCGTGAGAAAGAATTTGGAGACAAAGTCAGCCTTCCATCTGTCCTTGAAGCTGCTGAGAAGATAAAACCACAAGCTTCATAA